From the Flavimarina sp. Hel_I_48 genome, one window contains:
- a CDS encoding lycopene cyclase family protein — protein sequence MIKKTAYDYIILGAGLSGLTLALRITEDPFFKDKEILILDRKEKIENDRTWCFWHQGKSRWENIISKKWYKIGFKTTDFDAKIPISPYSYNKITGLDFYTYCFEQLKKNNRISFKTEAFESFEETAAGVRVHTKAQTYTSKKLFNSILPPEVLKKQHNDIILNQHFIGWFITTSKPVFDPETAVFMDFSIPQEGNTRFMYVMPTSPTEALVEYTLFSEKLLPDETYENGIKNYLEQHKIDHYTITEKEQGCIPMTVFTFEKRNSKHVINIGTAGGWTRASTGFTFTYTQKRTEELVAFLKQENDLRKFKINDRYRWYDRIFLDVLYRKNEQGSRIFEAMFKNNPTDRIFRFLDGESSIAEDFKIIWSLPKKEFIKSVLGLK from the coding sequence ATGATCAAAAAAACAGCATACGATTATATTATTCTGGGTGCCGGACTTTCAGGTCTTACGCTTGCCTTGAGAATTACTGAGGACCCCTTTTTTAAGGATAAGGAAATACTCATTTTAGACCGAAAGGAAAAAATAGAAAACGACCGCACCTGGTGTTTCTGGCATCAGGGAAAGAGTCGCTGGGAGAATATAATAAGCAAAAAATGGTATAAAATAGGCTTTAAAACCACCGATTTTGATGCTAAAATCCCGATTTCTCCTTATAGCTATAACAAAATAACAGGTTTGGATTTTTATACATACTGCTTTGAGCAACTCAAAAAAAATAACCGGATATCTTTTAAAACCGAAGCCTTTGAATCTTTTGAAGAAACTGCGGCTGGCGTTAGAGTACATACGAAAGCACAGACCTACACATCAAAAAAACTCTTCAATAGCATTCTTCCCCCAGAGGTTTTAAAGAAACAGCACAATGATATCATCTTGAACCAGCATTTCATAGGTTGGTTTATAACCACCTCAAAACCTGTTTTTGATCCGGAAACGGCCGTTTTTATGGATTTTAGCATTCCGCAGGAGGGAAATACGCGTTTTATGTATGTAATGCCCACTTCACCTACAGAAGCACTGGTAGAGTACACGCTCTTTTCGGAAAAATTATTGCCTGACGAAACCTATGAAAATGGTATCAAAAACTACCTAGAACAGCATAAAATTGACCATTATACCATTACTGAAAAAGAACAGGGCTGTATCCCTATGACCGTTTTCACGTTTGAAAAAAGGAACTCAAAACATGTCATAAACATAGGCACGGCAGGCGGGTGGACGCGGGCCAGTACAGGTTTCACCTTCACCTACACACAAAAGCGCACCGAAGAGTTGGTTGCTTTTTTAAAGCAGGAAAATGACTTAAGAAAATTCAAAATTAATGACCGCTACCGGTGGTACGACCGTATTTTTCTGGATGTGCTTTACCGCAAAAACGAACAGGGTAGCCGTATTTTTGAGGCCATGTTCAAAAACAACCCCACTGACCGTATTTTCAGGTTTCTGGATGGGGAAAGCTCTATCGCAGAAGATTTTAAAATCATCTGGAGCCTACCTAAAAAAGAATTTATAAAATCTGTTTTAGGACTAAAATGA
- a CDS encoding transporter, with protein MKKIILSALSLLCCATLFAQEVEEPIFTERPGASFGTGVLQKGVFQVETGSQYQELKYGNVREKFWTYNNTYLRYGLLDNFEVRLSWDAQEITTEVSGVEINDKMAGFTPLIASFKVGIAQENGILPQMAVIGNLFLPFAAGNDFKSDYTGGQMLLTFSNTLDAESSITYNVGVQWDGDAPQPSYSYTLSYGRTIIGDLSGFAEVYGSLPEGDQGENSWDAGFSYLINPDFQLDLSTGTGFDTDQEYFVQAGVSYRFN; from the coding sequence ATGAAAAAAATTATATTATCTGCCCTAAGCCTTTTGTGTTGCGCAACACTTTTTGCCCAGGAAGTTGAAGAACCCATTTTTACAGAACGGCCGGGCGCCAGCTTTGGTACGGGTGTGCTTCAAAAAGGTGTATTTCAGGTGGAAACCGGATCACAATATCAGGAACTTAAATACGGCAACGTAAGGGAAAAATTTTGGACCTATAACAACACTTATTTGCGTTATGGATTGCTCGATAATTTTGAAGTACGTCTTTCATGGGATGCGCAGGAAATTACAACAGAAGTATCTGGTGTGGAAATCAATGATAAAATGGCTGGTTTTACACCATTGATAGCAAGTTTTAAAGTAGGCATTGCACAAGAAAATGGAATTCTGCCACAAATGGCCGTTATAGGAAATCTCTTCCTTCCCTTCGCAGCCGGGAACGATTTTAAAAGCGATTATACAGGTGGTCAAATGCTATTGACTTTTTCAAATACCTTAGATGCGGAGTCCAGTATCACGTATAACGTGGGTGTGCAATGGGACGGCGATGCTCCACAGCCATCGTATTCCTATACTTTATCTTATGGACGTACCATCATAGGCGATCTTTCTGGATTTGCAGAGGTTTACGGCTCACTGCCCGAAGGCGATCAAGGTGAAAATTCCTGGGATGCCGGTTTTTCCTATCTTATAAATCCAGACTTTCAGTTAGATTTAAGTACGGGTACCGGTTTTGATACAGATCAGGAATACTTTGTACAGGCGGGTGTAAGTTATCGCTTCAACTGA
- a CDS encoding glutaminase family protein: protein MKKLLFWIFCLYCLVYQFSANAQQRQAPAYPLVTHDPYFSIWSLGDTINAQPTSHWTGTDQSLLGMIEVDGKVYRFLGNETKSYTEVLPTAENQEYAVKITEKQPKNGWEKVDFDDSGWKMASPPFGDNGDVATQWQSDDLWYRRSFDLDSTHFNSLFLKLHHDDNVEVFLNGAPIYEKEGWNSEFDYFAIPESVGKNLKATGNILAIHVKNTAGGRYLDAGIVNEEPMKNTVTAATQTGLDFTATQTTYSLTCGGVDVTLTFTSPLLMDDLDLMARPVSYISVETAPNDNKTHDVQVYLGASSRIASNTASQEMTATSGSTANLSFLKSGTESQPILEKKGDDIRIDWGYMYLAAPKEAKTTQSITEASGVSGIFSSENASKSVDSGKNLMLNTLFPKEKLSEAKEHLIMLAYDDVYSINYFGEQLRPWWNLNGKNTIENEMELAYSGYAEIIKKCQAFDKKLYEDGVKAGGEKYAELLEIGYRQSIAAHKLTKSPQGEILFLSKENNSNGSINTVDITYPSAPLYLVYNPDLLKGMMNGIFYYSESGKWKKPFPAHDLGTYPIATGQTYGEDMPVEEAGNMVVLSAAITKVDGNADYAKKHWESLSKWANYLSEAGLDPANQLSTDDFSGHLARNANLAVKAIVGVGGYGYMAKMAGKDEEAKKYTQMARSMGEEWTKLADAGDHYALTYDDKNTWSQKYNLVWDKLLKLNIFPKSVFKKEIDFYLTKQNEYGLPLDNRADYTKSDWILWTATLSDEDVTFKKLAHPVYKFAIETPDRVPMSDWHFTTSGKQRGFKARSVVGGYFIKLLEQEWK, encoded by the coding sequence ATGAAAAAACTATTATTTTGGATTTTTTGTTTATACTGTTTAGTCTATCAATTTTCTGCAAACGCCCAGCAACGACAGGCCCCGGCGTATCCTCTGGTAACCCATGATCCCTATTTTAGTATCTGGTCCCTGGGCGATACCATAAACGCACAACCTACTTCGCACTGGACGGGAACAGACCAGTCCCTGCTAGGAATGATAGAGGTTGATGGGAAAGTATACCGCTTTTTAGGAAATGAAACCAAAAGCTACACAGAAGTTTTGCCAACTGCCGAAAACCAGGAATACGCCGTTAAAATCACCGAAAAACAGCCTAAAAATGGCTGGGAAAAGGTAGATTTTGATGATTCTGGATGGAAAATGGCCTCTCCTCCCTTTGGTGATAATGGCGATGTGGCAACCCAGTGGCAGAGTGATGACCTCTGGTACCGCCGCAGTTTTGACCTTGATTCAACACATTTTAACTCGCTTTTCCTCAAACTGCACCACGATGATAATGTCGAGGTGTTTCTCAATGGCGCCCCCATTTATGAAAAAGAAGGTTGGAACAGTGAGTTCGATTATTTTGCCATTCCCGAGAGCGTAGGCAAAAACCTTAAAGCTACCGGAAATATTTTGGCTATTCATGTAAAAAACACTGCTGGCGGCCGCTATCTTGATGCGGGGATCGTAAATGAAGAACCAATGAAAAATACGGTCACTGCCGCCACACAGACAGGACTGGACTTTACTGCCACACAAACCACCTACAGTTTGACGTGCGGCGGTGTAGATGTAACCCTCACTTTTACTTCGCCATTGCTTATGGACGATCTGGATCTTATGGCACGGCCGGTTTCCTATATTTCGGTAGAAACGGCTCCTAATGATAACAAAACGCATGATGTCCAAGTGTACTTGGGAGCTTCTTCCCGTATCGCTTCTAATACCGCAAGTCAGGAGATGACCGCAACTTCTGGCAGTACGGCGAACCTATCTTTCCTAAAATCAGGAACCGAGTCACAGCCCATTTTAGAGAAAAAAGGGGATGATATTCGTATAGACTGGGGCTACATGTACTTGGCTGCGCCGAAAGAAGCAAAAACCACCCAAAGTATTACCGAAGCTTCGGGAGTTTCTGGGATATTTTCAAGTGAAAATGCCTCAAAATCGGTTGATTCTGGGAAGAATTTGATGCTCAATACCCTGTTTCCGAAGGAAAAACTTTCAGAAGCCAAAGAACATCTGATCATGCTGGCCTATGATGATGTTTATTCCATCAATTATTTTGGGGAACAACTTCGTCCCTGGTGGAACCTGAACGGAAAAAACACTATCGAAAACGAGATGGAACTGGCCTATTCTGGATATGCAGAAATTATTAAAAAGTGCCAGGCTTTTGATAAAAAACTTTATGAGGATGGCGTGAAAGCCGGTGGCGAGAAGTACGCCGAATTGCTTGAAATAGGCTACCGCCAGAGTATCGCTGCGCATAAACTGACCAAGAGTCCACAAGGGGAAATCCTTTTTCTTTCCAAAGAAAATAACAGCAATGGCTCCATAAATACGGTGGATATTACCTATCCTTCCGCGCCACTTTATCTTGTTTATAATCCTGATTTGTTAAAGGGAATGATGAACGGCATCTTCTATTATTCGGAAAGCGGAAAGTGGAAAAAACCTTTTCCGGCACACGATTTAGGCACCTATCCCATTGCAACCGGACAAACCTACGGTGAAGATATGCCGGTGGAAGAGGCCGGAAATATGGTTGTGCTTAGTGCGGCAATTACTAAAGTAGATGGAAATGCTGACTATGCCAAAAAACACTGGGAAAGCCTTAGCAAATGGGCAAACTACCTTTCAGAAGCGGGGCTTGATCCTGCAAACCAACTCTCAACAGACGATTTCTCCGGTCATCTGGCGCGTAATGCAAACCTGGCGGTAAAAGCGATCGTGGGTGTGGGCGGTTATGGCTATATGGCAAAAATGGCCGGGAAGGATGAGGAAGCTAAAAAATATACCCAAATGGCCAGAAGTATGGGGGAAGAATGGACAAAACTCGCAGACGCCGGCGATCATTATGCCCTGACCTATGATGACAAAAACACATGGAGCCAGAAATACAATCTGGTTTGGGACAAACTTTTAAAGCTCAATATTTTCCCGAAATCTGTTTTCAAAAAGGAGATCGATTTTTATTTAACTAAACAGAATGAATATGGACTCCCGCTGGATAACCGTGCGGATTATACCAAATCTGACTGGATCTTATGGACGGCCACGCTCTCAGATGAGGATGTTACCTTTAAAAAACTGGCCCACCCCGTCTATAAATTCGCCATTGAAACGCCTGATCGCGTGCCCATGAGCGACTGGCACTTTACAACCAGTGGTAAACAGCGCGGCTTTAAGGCGCGCAGCGTGGTGGGAGGTTATTTTATCAAACTACTGGAGCAGGAATGGAAATAA
- a CDS encoding thioredoxin family protein, translating into MKNILLFSIFFYYGMSPVTAQKDKINWQTWSELEASLKKEPKPVFLFFEADWCVYCKKIKREIFTKKEVIAKFNSAYYSVKMNVESRDTIYFDGMTFTNEQAKTQRHGVHQLPLLLASREGKAFSLPATLLLDKSFNVQQRVFEYYTSSRLLELLQ; encoded by the coding sequence ATGAAAAATATCCTTCTTTTCAGCATTTTTTTCTACTACGGAATGTCTCCTGTGACAGCACAAAAAGATAAAATCAATTGGCAAACCTGGTCTGAATTAGAAGCATCCCTAAAAAAAGAACCAAAACCTGTGTTCCTGTTTTTTGAGGCAGACTGGTGCGTGTACTGCAAAAAGATTAAGCGGGAGATATTCACAAAAAAGGAGGTTATTGCAAAATTCAACAGCGCGTACTATTCGGTAAAAATGAATGTGGAAAGCAGGGATACTATTTACTTTGATGGTATGACCTTTACTAATGAACAAGCCAAGACCCAACGCCATGGCGTGCACCAACTCCCCTTGTTACTGGCATCACGGGAGGGAAAAGCTTTTAGTCTTCCCGCAACACTTCTTCTCGACAAAAGTTTTAATGTACAACAACGTGTTTTTGAATATTATACGTCTTCACGCTTGCTGGAGCTTCTTCAATGA
- a CDS encoding TonB-dependent receptor, translating into MKFRKLLFILTFSVFGGVFSQKQPILKGQVVNSGQAVPFASIQISGSDQGVAADQEGNFELALSQEKFTLLIQAVGFKSLKKELNQKELGDGRLQFDLVEDLLGLEEVVISATRNRLSKKKAPVIVNVLAPKLFRATQSISLADGLNYQPGVRVETNCQNCGFTQVRLNGLGGQYTQILVNSKPVFSALNGVYGLEQIPVSIIDRVEVVRSGGSALFGSNAIAGTINVITKEPVNDSWEVNSNFGFIDGKIPDRSVNINGSIVSEDLTSGVTLYGMFRDRNAYDANSDGFSEITKLINNSLGAKAFYRPNDNSRIGVDFTAIREFRRGGDHLEFAPQFTDITEELDHNTIFTGIDYALYNDAHTNDLNIYASVQHTGRGSYYGGLGGGRTAADSSAANNAFGTTKDLAFVAGTKYTHTYKNDDILTTGVEFQLNDTDDAIPGYNRVVDQKVHTYGLYGQYEWKPTEKFTALVGARLDHVDVNGFYTVQNIKRQSQVKQTVLSPRLTLLYNITDALQFRGGYARGFRAPQAFNEELHISSVGGEQRFVILADNLKSEFSNAYTASLNFTKEYNKLQTNLLVEGFHTTLQDPFTIVSTGASLPKGSILEESRNGAGARVTGLNLELSISPSSKLFFRAGATFQQSVYKEAQLLFEADEIFAGEQDVLLKDFERSPNVYGFLNSNWQVSETVGLDVTGSYTGPMIVPHVINPASGFIDLVNTEAFFDLTTKLTYHFDLTETLHVELSGGVQNVFDSYQNDFDSGALRDSDYIYGPNRPRTAFFGVKFGDF; encoded by the coding sequence ATGAAATTTAGAAAACTCCTATTTATACTGACTTTTAGCGTTTTTGGAGGCGTTTTTAGCCAAAAACAACCTATTTTAAAAGGTCAGGTTGTCAATAGCGGGCAAGCAGTTCCCTTTGCAAGCATTCAGATTTCAGGTAGTGATCAGGGTGTTGCGGCAGATCAGGAGGGTAATTTTGAATTAGCTCTATCTCAGGAAAAGTTTACCCTACTTATACAGGCGGTAGGATTTAAGAGCCTTAAAAAAGAACTGAACCAGAAAGAGCTGGGCGATGGGCGTTTGCAGTTTGACCTTGTGGAAGATTTACTCGGTCTTGAAGAAGTGGTAATAAGCGCGACCCGAAACCGCTTAAGCAAGAAAAAAGCACCCGTGATCGTTAACGTGCTCGCACCAAAACTTTTTAGGGCCACCCAGTCCATATCCCTTGCTGATGGGCTCAATTATCAACCTGGCGTACGGGTGGAAACAAACTGCCAGAATTGCGGTTTTACACAAGTTCGCCTTAATGGGCTGGGTGGGCAATACACGCAGATTTTAGTCAACAGCAAACCGGTTTTTAGTGCCCTGAACGGTGTTTATGGCCTGGAGCAAATTCCGGTAAGTATCATAGATCGTGTAGAAGTCGTGCGCAGTGGTGGTTCGGCGCTTTTTGGTTCTAATGCCATTGCGGGAACCATTAACGTGATTACCAAAGAACCGGTGAATGATAGCTGGGAAGTGAACTCTAATTTTGGTTTTATTGACGGCAAAATACCAGATCGTAGCGTGAATATCAACGGTTCTATCGTAAGTGAAGACCTAACAAGTGGGGTAACCTTATATGGTATGTTCAGGGACAGAAATGCGTATGATGCAAACAGCGATGGTTTTAGCGAGATCACAAAGCTCATCAACAATTCGCTGGGCGCAAAGGCTTTCTACCGCCCCAATGACAATAGCAGGATAGGCGTAGATTTTACCGCAATTCGGGAATTCCGCCGTGGCGGGGACCATTTAGAATTTGCCCCGCAGTTTACTGATATTACCGAAGAACTTGACCACAACACGATTTTTACAGGTATTGATTACGCGCTTTACAACGATGCCCATACCAATGATCTTAATATTTATGCATCAGTGCAGCATACAGGTCGCGGGAGTTATTATGGTGGCCTGGGAGGAGGCCGAACCGCGGCAGATTCTTCCGCGGCAAATAATGCCTTTGGCACTACTAAAGATCTTGCTTTTGTAGCCGGAACAAAATACACCCACACCTATAAAAACGACGACATACTTACAACGGGAGTCGAATTTCAATTGAACGATACAGATGACGCCATACCGGGGTACAACCGCGTGGTAGATCAAAAAGTACACACGTACGGACTTTATGGTCAATACGAGTGGAAACCCACAGAAAAATTCACCGCGTTAGTGGGCGCGAGACTGGATCATGTTGATGTAAACGGTTTCTACACGGTTCAAAATATTAAACGTCAATCTCAGGTGAAGCAAACAGTCTTGAGTCCGCGGTTGACGCTTTTGTACAATATTACCGATGCCTTGCAGTTCCGGGGAGGTTATGCTCGTGGATTTCGGGCTCCGCAGGCTTTTAATGAAGAACTGCATATTTCATCTGTGGGAGGCGAACAGCGCTTTGTGATACTTGCAGATAACCTCAAGAGCGAATTTTCAAATGCGTATACCGCTTCCCTAAATTTTACGAAAGAATATAATAAGCTCCAGACCAATTTGCTTGTGGAAGGCTTTCATACGACTTTACAGGATCCTTTTACGATCGTAAGTACCGGTGCTTCCCTGCCCAAAGGTTCTATACTTGAAGAATCACGCAATGGCGCCGGCGCACGGGTTACCGGATTGAATTTGGAATTAAGTATATCGCCCAGTTCAAAGCTTTTTTTTCGAGCTGGTGCAACGTTTCAGCAGTCGGTTTATAAGGAAGCTCAGCTTCTTTTTGAGGCAGACGAAATTTTTGCCGGTGAACAGGATGTATTGCTGAAAGATTTTGAACGCTCCCCCAATGTATATGGTTTTTTAAATTCAAATTGGCAGGTCAGTGAAACGGTTGGCCTTGACGTTACCGGAAGCTACACCGGCCCCATGATCGTACCGCATGTAATCAATCCAGCTTCAGGTTTTATAGATCTTGTGAATACCGAAGCTTTTTTTGACCTCACAACTAAGCTTACCTATCATTTTGATCTGACCGAAACCTTGCACGTAGAACTAAGTGGTGGCGTTCAGAATGTATTTGATAGTTATCAAAATGATTTTGATAGCGGCGCACTTCGGGATTCAGATTACATATATGGTCCCAATCGCCCAAGAACGGCATTTTTTGGGGTAAAATTTGGTGATTTTTAA
- a CDS encoding metal-dependent transcriptional regulator: MTLSEENYLKSIYILQKEHTTGVSTTALAQHLETKPASTTEMIKKLHEKKLVRYKPYQGVLLNENGEKLALSVIRKHRLWETFLAEKLNFSWDEIHDVAEQLEHIHSEKLVRELDRFLGYPKQDPHGDPIPDAQGKMLAMEKKRISQLKSGDQGKCIGVNDTSSSFLQFLDKQQIKLGSAIEILGIEEFDQSMTVKVDGKELLLSKIATENIYVRF, from the coding sequence ATGACGCTTTCCGAAGAAAATTATTTAAAATCCATTTATATCCTGCAAAAAGAGCACACTACGGGCGTGAGCACGACCGCACTGGCGCAGCATCTGGAAACAAAACCAGCTTCCACCACAGAAATGATCAAAAAGCTGCATGAGAAAAAGTTGGTACGCTACAAACCGTATCAAGGGGTGCTGCTGAATGAAAACGGAGAGAAACTGGCCTTGAGCGTCATACGCAAACACCGGCTGTGGGAAACTTTTCTTGCAGAAAAATTGAATTTTAGCTGGGACGAGATTCACGATGTCGCAGAGCAATTAGAACATATTCATTCTGAAAAACTCGTGCGTGAACTTGATAGGTTTCTGGGCTATCCCAAGCAGGATCCACACGGTGATCCCATACCTGATGCACAGGGAAAGATGCTGGCGATGGAAAAGAAGCGTATTTCCCAGTTAAAAAGTGGCGATCAGGGAAAATGTATAGGTGTGAATGACACCTCTTCTTCGTTTCTTCAATTTCTGGATAAGCAGCAGATAAAACTGGGAAGTGCCATTGAAATTTTGGGTATTGAAGAATTTGACCAGAGCATGACCGTCAAAGTGGATGGAAAAGAACTGCTCCTTTCTAAAATTGCCACAGAGAATATTTATGTTCGTTTTTAA
- a CDS encoding Nramp family divalent metal transporter, with product MSNDKSRKSLGEVHGSVNTSGKKTGWKRILSFLGPAYLVSVGYMDPGNWATDIAGGSAFGYSLLWVLLMSNIMALLLQSLCSRLGIVRGVDLAQASREIYPRFVNFVLWILAEIAIAACDLAEVIGMAIGLNLLFGLPIIWGVCITVLDSFLLLFLLNKGIRKMEAFIVCLIFIIAVSFFLELFFSKPDVSELMAGFVPSMPSNAALYIAIGIIGATVMPHNLYLHSSLVQTREIENNPKGIKRALRLNFLDSAIALNLAFLVNAAILILAASVFFKNGLYEVADITDAHKLLQGLLGTQWAPILFAVALIAAGQSSTLTGTLAGQVVMEGYLNLRIQPWVRRLATRLIAIVPALITVFYYGEKGLGELLVLSQVVLSLQLGFAMIPLIHFVSDKKTMKGHHIKWPMRILSWIITVVIVGLNAKLVIDEVKEWIALSENTLYIYMLVLPFILGAVLLLIYITVKPILIKGAIGQRAMVPHVEKGSLNDIASVAGYFNIGIAVDFSTADRKTIAAALQMGGLQAKYTLIHSVETPGALLYGKDIRDLETESDKNVLESYRKELEKQGYSINVALGFGSPKKSIPQIINTGSFDLLVLGGHGHTLFKDIVFGTTVDTVRHRVSIPVFIA from the coding sequence ATGAGTAACGACAAATCCAGAAAATCACTGGGAGAAGTCCATGGTTCGGTTAATACCTCAGGGAAAAAGACGGGATGGAAACGTATTCTTTCCTTTCTGGGTCCGGCCTATCTGGTGAGCGTGGGATATATGGATCCCGGTAACTGGGCGACTGATATTGCGGGGGGCAGTGCCTTTGGCTATTCTTTGTTGTGGGTATTACTGATGTCAAATATAATGGCGCTCCTGCTACAAAGTCTTTGTAGCCGGCTGGGGATTGTGCGGGGAGTAGACCTGGCGCAGGCTTCACGGGAGATTTACCCGCGTTTTGTAAATTTTGTGCTGTGGATCCTTGCTGAAATCGCGATTGCAGCCTGTGACCTCGCCGAGGTAATTGGTATGGCCATAGGTCTTAACCTGCTTTTTGGGCTGCCCATCATATGGGGCGTGTGCATTACCGTTCTAGATAGTTTTTTGCTCCTTTTTCTGCTGAACAAAGGCATCAGGAAAATGGAAGCGTTTATCGTTTGCCTTATTTTTATAATTGCTGTTTCGTTCTTTCTGGAACTCTTTTTCTCTAAGCCAGACGTAAGCGAACTCATGGCTGGTTTTGTTCCCTCAATGCCCAGTAATGCGGCGTTGTATATTGCCATTGGGATCATAGGCGCCACGGTCATGCCGCATAATTTGTACCTGCATTCTTCGCTTGTACAAACACGGGAAATTGAAAATAACCCGAAGGGAATAAAAAGGGCGCTTCGGCTTAATTTTTTGGATTCCGCGATAGCGCTGAACCTTGCTTTTCTTGTTAATGCAGCCATTCTGATCCTTGCCGCGTCGGTATTTTTTAAAAACGGACTTTATGAAGTGGCAGATATTACTGATGCGCATAAATTATTACAGGGATTGCTGGGCACGCAATGGGCCCCCATACTTTTTGCTGTCGCGCTGATCGCCGCTGGGCAAAGTTCTACCCTTACCGGTACGCTCGCCGGTCAGGTCGTTATGGAAGGCTACCTTAATTTAAGGATTCAGCCCTGGGTACGCCGTCTGGCAACGCGGCTTATAGCAATTGTACCCGCGCTTATTACCGTGTTTTATTACGGCGAAAAAGGCCTTGGTGAACTCCTGGTGCTCAGTCAGGTGGTTTTGAGTTTACAGTTGGGCTTTGCCATGATTCCGCTTATTCACTTCGTGAGCGATAAAAAAACCATGAAGGGCCATCACATCAAATGGCCCATGCGTATTTTATCGTGGATCATAACTGTGGTTATCGTAGGGCTAAATGCCAAATTAGTCATTGACGAGGTCAAAGAATGGATCGCTTTGAGCGAAAACACACTTTACATTTATATGCTGGTGTTACCGTTCATACTGGGAGCCGTGCTACTGCTCATCTACATCACCGTAAAACCAATTTTAATAAAAGGGGCGATAGGACAGCGCGCTATGGTACCACACGTAGAAAAAGGCAGTTTGAACGATATTGCGAGCGTAGCAGGGTACTTTAACATTGGTATTGCGGTGGATTTTTCTACTGCAGACCGAAAGACGATTGCCGCAGCACTGCAAATGGGCGGATTACAGGCAAAATATACGCTTATTCATAGCGTGGAAACACCGGGGGCATTGCTCTACGGAAAAGATATTAGAGATTTAGAAACCGAAAGCGATAAAAATGTGCTGGAATCTTATAGAAAAGAATTGGAAAAACAAGGCTACTCCATAAACGTTGCCTTAGGTTTTGGTTCTCCTAAAAAGAGTATTCCGCAGATTATAAACACGGGTTCCTTTGATCTGCTCGTACTGGGCGGTCACGGCCATACCTTATTTAAGGATATCGTTTTTGGAACAACGGTGGACACCGTTCGGCACCGCGTGAGTATACCCGTATTTATTGCTTAA
- a CDS encoding ZIP family metal transporter yields the protein MNEVITFFEEIDPIWAALYATLFTWGVTALGASLVFFFKDMNRALFDAMLGFTGGVMVAASFWSLLAPGIEMSPGEGFEKVLPAVVGFSMGAAFLFGLDKILPHLHVNFKMEDKEGIKTPWHRSILLTLAITLHNIPEGLAVGVLFGGVAAGFDGASIGGAVALAIGIGLQNFPEGFAVAMPLRRQGLSRWKSFNYGQLSAIVEPVAAVLGAWAVLTFQPILPYALCFAAGAMIFVVIEEVVPEAQQGKHTDLSTLGFVGGFVLMMTLDVGLG from the coding sequence ATGAATGAAGTTATCACCTTTTTTGAAGAAATTGACCCTATCTGGGCCGCATTGTATGCCACGCTTTTTACCTGGGGCGTTACCGCGCTGGGGGCGAGCCTGGTCTTCTTTTTTAAAGATATGAACCGTGCACTTTTTGATGCCATGCTTGGTTTTACCGGCGGAGTTATGGTGGCTGCAAGTTTTTGGAGTTTACTGGCCCCGGGAATAGAGATGAGTCCGGGGGAGGGTTTTGAAAAAGTGCTTCCCGCAGTGGTAGGATTTAGTATGGGCGCTGCCTTTTTGTTTGGGCTGGATAAAATCTTACCGCACCTGCACGTCAATTTTAAGATGGAAGACAAAGAAGGGATCAAAACCCCCTGGCACCGCTCTATATTACTAACCCTGGCGATCACATTGCACAATATCCCTGAGGGGCTTGCGGTAGGCGTACTTTTTGGCGGCGTGGCTGCAGGTTTTGATGGAGCAAGCATAGGCGGGGCGGTAGCACTGGCGATCGGGATAGGATTACAGAACTTTCCGGAAGGTTTTGCGGTAGCGATGCCACTGCGCAGGCAGGGCCTAAGCCGATGGAAAAGTTTCAATTATGGCCAACTTTCGGCTATTGTGGAGCCCGTGGCGGCGGTTTTAGGGGCATGGGCGGTCCTTACCTTTCAGCCTATTTTACCGTATGCGCTCTGTTTTGCGGCTGGAGCGATGATTTTTGTTGTGATAGAAGAAGTAGTGCCCGAAGCGCAACAGGGAAAGCACACCGATTTATCAACACTGGGTTTTGTGGGCGGTTTTGTGCTAATGATGACTTTAGATGTAGGATTGGGGTAA
- a CDS encoding FeoB-associated Cys-rich membrane protein, giving the protein MELLQNILVLAIFLVAVGYLVTKFIWKPAFLGGKSDTKACGKDDCGCH; this is encoded by the coding sequence ATGGAACTTCTTCAAAATATACTCGTACTCGCTATATTTCTAGTAGCCGTGGGCTATCTGGTGACCAAATTTATCTGGAAACCTGCCTTTTTAGGCGGAAAATCAGACACTAAAGCCTGCGGAAAAGATGATTGCGGCTGCCATTGA